In Streptomyces capitiformicae, one genomic interval encodes:
- the pdxR gene encoding MocR-like pyridoxine biosynthesis transcription factor PdxR, with protein sequence MRESQTNPPTNLSGDLLLHLDDRPGGGPLHERVKRALRRAIREGRIEVGTALPPSRQLAAELGCSRWAVTEAYSQLVAEGYLEARTGSATRVRWSNTPEADARRRATHSAPEARFDLAPGLPDLRAFPRRRWADAVRAQVTTAAFTEFDYPPPGGHVRLRRLLVEYLARSRDVSVTAQDITMCTSVTDGVRRVCHALRAQGITEVGCEEPGWTRLRDVIRAAGLTPVPIRTDEGGLRTDDLAGHVGLRAVLTTPAHQFPLGTVLVPERRAALLHWARQVDGVVLEDDYDAEFRYDRRPVAAIQGMDPSRVILFKSLSKILSPALGIGWIVAPPRWTNHLHETDQAATQPSTIDQLAFATLLESGGYDRHLRACRQRYRNRRDTLVQALAAELGDGMISGIAAGLHLILRLPPTVNPAAVVTAAATRSVRVADLAAYHATDDHTDHGLVLGYGNLADGMVSEAVRQLCEAIKESR encoded by the coding sequence ATGCGGGAATCACAGACCAATCCACCGACCAATCTGTCGGGAGATCTCCTGCTCCACCTGGACGACCGACCCGGCGGAGGACCGCTGCACGAGCGGGTGAAGCGGGCGCTGCGCAGGGCGATCAGGGAGGGTCGTATCGAGGTCGGCACCGCCCTGCCCCCCAGCCGCCAACTCGCCGCCGAACTCGGCTGTTCACGCTGGGCGGTGACCGAGGCGTACAGCCAGCTCGTGGCGGAGGGATACCTGGAGGCCCGGACGGGCTCCGCGACCCGCGTGCGCTGGTCGAACACTCCCGAGGCCGACGCCCGACGCCGTGCGACACACTCCGCCCCCGAGGCCCGCTTCGACCTCGCGCCGGGCCTGCCGGACCTGCGGGCGTTTCCCCGCCGCCGCTGGGCGGACGCCGTCCGCGCGCAGGTGACGACGGCGGCGTTCACGGAGTTCGACTACCCGCCGCCCGGCGGTCACGTCCGCCTCAGACGCCTGCTGGTCGAGTACCTGGCCCGCTCCCGGGACGTCTCCGTCACCGCACAGGACATCACGATGTGTACGAGCGTGACGGACGGAGTACGACGCGTCTGCCACGCCCTGCGCGCCCAGGGCATCACGGAGGTCGGATGCGAGGAGCCCGGCTGGACACGCCTGCGCGATGTCATCCGCGCCGCGGGCCTGACCCCGGTCCCCATCCGCACGGACGAAGGCGGCCTGCGCACCGACGACCTGGCCGGACACGTCGGCCTACGGGCCGTACTGACCACCCCGGCGCACCAGTTCCCCCTCGGCACGGTCCTGGTCCCCGAGCGACGCGCCGCCCTGCTGCACTGGGCCCGCCAGGTGGACGGCGTCGTACTGGAAGACGACTACGACGCGGAGTTCCGTTACGACCGCCGCCCGGTCGCGGCGATCCAGGGCATGGACCCGTCCCGGGTCATCCTCTTCAAATCGCTCAGCAAGATCCTCTCCCCCGCCCTCGGCATCGGCTGGATCGTCGCCCCACCTCGCTGGACCAACCACCTCCACGAAACCGACCAGGCGGCGACCCAGCCGTCGACGATCGACCAACTGGCCTTCGCCACGCTGCTGGAATCCGGCGGGTACGACCGCCACCTGCGGGCCTGCCGCCAGCGTTACCGCAACCGCCGCGACACCCTGGTCCAGGCCCTGGCCGCCGAGCTGGGCGATGGCATGATCTCCGGCATCGCAGCCGGCCTCCACCTCATCCTCCGCCTGCCCCCGACGGTGAACCCCGCGGCCGTGGTCACCGCGGCAGCCACCCGCTCGGTACGCGTAGCCGACCTCGCGGCCTATCACGCCACCGACGACCACACCGATCACGGCCTGGTCCTCGGCTACGGCAACTTGGCCGACGGCATGGTGAGTGAGGCGGTACGGCAGCTCTGCGAGGCGATCAAGGAGAGTCGATAG